A genomic stretch from Nocardia wallacei includes:
- a CDS encoding lysophospholipid acyltransferase family protein: MADDPCHQPGRAGALSDGAPLRIPLRDSDIRAFEALVAPMRAWVSPVFRGLDNIPADGPVLLVGNHNFLGIDTPLLWPEIARTRGRLVRGLAENVLITVPGVRHVLHRIGCVRGNRDNCRTLLEQGEILLVFPGGGREAARRKGEKYVLKWAGRTGFARMAIETGTPIVPLAMIGADDAYDILLDGQDAALRPLRALVQAVGLRPNLTPPLVTGFGPTWIPKPERFYYSAGTPIETTPWADADDLDAAAEELAAVVRKALEEELTFLLAERDKDRGRTLLGRARGALGL; the protein is encoded by the coding sequence TTGGCCGACGATCCGTGCCATCAGCCGGGTCGCGCGGGTGCGTTGTCCGACGGCGCTCCGTTGCGAATACCGTTGCGTGACAGCGATATCCGCGCCTTCGAGGCACTGGTCGCGCCGATGCGGGCCTGGGTGAGCCCGGTGTTCCGCGGCTTGGACAACATTCCCGCCGACGGGCCGGTGCTGTTGGTGGGGAATCACAATTTCCTGGGTATCGACACCCCGCTGCTGTGGCCGGAGATAGCGCGCACCCGCGGGCGGCTGGTGCGCGGGCTGGCGGAGAACGTCCTGATCACCGTCCCCGGCGTGCGGCACGTACTGCACCGCATCGGATGCGTGCGCGGCAATCGGGACAATTGCCGGACGCTGCTCGAACAGGGCGAGATCCTGCTGGTGTTCCCCGGCGGTGGCCGGGAAGCCGCGCGCCGCAAGGGCGAGAAGTACGTACTGAAATGGGCCGGCCGCACCGGATTCGCCCGGATGGCGATCGAGACGGGTACGCCGATCGTCCCGCTGGCCATGATCGGCGCCGACGACGCCTACGACATCCTCCTCGACGGACAGGACGCCGCGCTGCGTCCGTTACGGGCCCTGGTGCAGGCCGTCGGCCTGCGGCCGAATCTCACCCCACCGCTGGTGACGGGCTTCGGGCCGACGTGGATCCCGAAGCCGGAACGGTTCTACTACTCCGCCGGTACGCCGATCGAGACCACGCCCTGGGCCGACGCCGACGATCTCGACGCGGCCGCCGAGGAGCTGGCCGCGGTGGTGCGCAAGGCGCTGGAGGAGGAGCTGACCTTCCTGCTCGCCGAGCGCGACAAGGATCGCGGCCGCACGCTGTTGGGCCGGGCCCGTGGTGCGCTCGGACTTTAG
- a CDS encoding acyl-CoA dehydrogenase family protein — MERTLFEPEHDLFRESYRKFLDQHVAPNHAKWEEQGVVDREVWLEAGKQGFLGMAVPEEFGGGGVKDFRYNAIITEETTRGQYSGLGFTLHNDVIAPYLLELADDEQKQRWLPGFCSGEIITAIAMTEPGTGSDLQGIKTRAVRDGDDWILNGAKTFITNGINSDIVIVVAQTDPEKGAMGFSLLVVERGMPGFERGRNLDKIGLKAQDTAELSFTDVRVPGKNLLGTEGQGFIHLMQNLPQERLSIAVMAAAAMEGVLDLTCQYVRDRKAFGKPIGAQQNTRFVLAELATKTTAVRVFVDRCIDLLNQEKLTVEEAAMAKWWSTEEQLDLISKCLQLHGGYGYMREYPVAKAYMDARVQTIYGGTTEIMKEIIGRSLKLA, encoded by the coding sequence GTGGAGCGCACCCTTTTCGAACCGGAGCACGATCTGTTCCGGGAGTCGTACCGAAAGTTTCTCGACCAGCATGTCGCGCCGAATCATGCGAAATGGGAAGAGCAGGGCGTCGTCGACCGCGAGGTCTGGCTGGAGGCCGGCAAACAGGGATTCCTCGGCATGGCGGTACCGGAGGAGTTCGGCGGCGGGGGTGTGAAGGACTTCCGCTACAACGCCATCATCACCGAGGAGACCACCCGCGGTCAGTACTCGGGCCTGGGTTTCACCCTGCACAACGATGTGATCGCACCGTACCTGCTGGAGCTCGCCGACGACGAGCAGAAGCAGCGGTGGCTCCCGGGCTTCTGCTCCGGTGAGATCATCACCGCCATCGCGATGACCGAGCCCGGTACCGGTTCGGACCTGCAGGGCATCAAGACACGCGCGGTCCGCGACGGCGACGACTGGATCCTCAACGGCGCCAAGACCTTCATCACCAACGGCATCAACTCCGACATCGTGATCGTGGTCGCGCAGACCGATCCGGAGAAGGGAGCGATGGGCTTCTCGCTGCTGGTGGTCGAACGCGGCATGCCCGGCTTCGAGCGCGGCCGCAACCTCGACAAGATCGGCCTGAAGGCGCAGGACACCGCCGAACTCAGCTTCACCGACGTCCGGGTGCCCGGCAAGAACCTGCTCGGCACCGAGGGCCAGGGCTTCATTCACCTGATGCAGAACCTGCCCCAGGAGCGCCTGTCCATCGCCGTCATGGCCGCCGCCGCGATGGAAGGCGTACTGGACCTCACCTGTCAGTACGTCCGCGACCGCAAGGCCTTCGGCAAACCCATCGGCGCGCAACAGAATACGCGTTTCGTCCTGGCGGAGCTGGCCACCAAGACCACCGCGGTCCGGGTGTTCGTCGACCGCTGCATAGACCTGCTCAACCAGGAGAAGCTGACCGTCGAGGAAGCCGCCATGGCCAAATGGTGGAGCACCGAGGAGCAACTCGACCTCATCAGCAAATGCCTGCAACTACACGGCGGCTACGGCTACATGCGCGAATACCCGGTCGCCAAGGCATACATGGACGCCCGCGTCCAGACCATCTACGGCGGCACCACCGAGATCATGAAGGAAATCATCGGCCGCAGCCTGAAACTGGCCTGA
- a CDS encoding NADPH-dependent FMN reductase, giving the protein MQAGPIRVALICGSVREGRFGPVVTSWLRERIERRDDIDLDVVDLADLPLPLAQQAKPVPYGDYDAPQVRDWAARVDAADAFVVVTPEYNRGYPAGLKLAIDSVHPEWRAKAVGFVSYGGVSGGLRAVEQLRPVFAELRAVTIRETVGIAQFWEQFDDAGRPRDRAVNRAADVLLDELLWWARALRSARAEMAYPNV; this is encoded by the coding sequence ATGCAAGCCGGACCGATTCGGGTCGCGCTGATCTGCGGGAGCGTGCGGGAGGGGCGGTTCGGGCCGGTGGTGACGTCGTGGTTGCGGGAGCGGATCGAACGGCGTGACGACATCGACCTGGACGTGGTGGACCTCGCCGACCTGCCGCTGCCGCTGGCGCAGCAGGCGAAACCGGTGCCGTACGGCGACTACGACGCGCCGCAGGTGCGCGACTGGGCCGCCCGCGTGGACGCGGCGGACGCGTTCGTGGTCGTGACGCCGGAGTACAACCGCGGATACCCGGCCGGGTTGAAGCTGGCGATCGATTCGGTCCATCCGGAGTGGCGGGCGAAGGCCGTCGGTTTCGTGAGCTACGGAGGCGTCTCCGGCGGCCTGCGCGCGGTCGAGCAACTGCGGCCCGTCTTCGCCGAGCTGCGCGCGGTGACCATCCGGGAGACCGTCGGCATCGCGCAGTTCTGGGAGCAGTTCGACGACGCCGGACGGCCGCGAGACCGGGCGGTGAACCGCGCGGCGGATGTGCTGCTGGACGAATTGCTCTGGTGGGCAAGGGCATTGCGCTCCGCTCGGGCCGAGATGGCTTATCCGAACGTGTGA
- a CDS encoding SCO2523 family variant P-loop protein, which translates to MLVFSTSDKGGTGRSVTSCNIAYRLTLAGHDVAYVDFDFGSPTAGAVFEIGAAGNGVPDGGLHSYLLGAHGTVARIDVGTATDRAQLRRKGSRAGRLVLLPGDEGGGEFLGYDDAVVGRCAELLLTLEQEFHVVLVDLSAGRSAALDIALRATALRQLRQRTARWLIFHRWTRQHIMAAAGLVHGPHGLLRTGTHCGHDRDDLLGSLRYVRTAVSVTNSPVAAQRAAQSAWLQEQDAALRRLAIAYRLGTTALLGATPMEPVLHWREQLILDSDVNAQIANAETASAYTELASRLMDIATWERL; encoded by the coding sequence GTGCTGGTGTTCTCCACTTCCGACAAGGGTGGTACCGGACGCTCGGTGACCAGCTGCAATATCGCCTATCGGCTGACCCTGGCCGGGCACGACGTGGCCTATGTCGACTTCGACTTCGGCTCACCCACCGCCGGCGCGGTCTTCGAGATCGGCGCCGCCGGGAACGGCGTGCCCGACGGCGGGCTGCACTCGTACCTGCTCGGTGCGCACGGCACCGTCGCCCGGATCGATGTCGGCACCGCGACCGACCGGGCTCAGTTGCGCCGCAAAGGATCTCGCGCCGGCCGCCTGGTGCTGCTGCCCGGTGACGAGGGCGGCGGTGAGTTCCTCGGATACGACGACGCGGTGGTCGGCCGGTGCGCCGAGCTGTTGCTCACGCTCGAGCAGGAGTTCCATGTGGTGCTGGTGGATCTGAGCGCCGGACGGTCGGCCGCCCTCGACATCGCGCTGCGGGCGACGGCGCTGCGGCAGCTGCGGCAGCGGACCGCACGCTGGTTGATCTTCCATCGCTGGACCCGCCAGCACATCATGGCGGCGGCCGGGCTGGTGCACGGTCCGCACGGACTGCTGCGGACGGGCACCCACTGCGGACACGATCGAGACGACCTACTCGGCTCGCTCCGGTACGTCCGCACCGCCGTCTCGGTCACCAACTCCCCCGTCGCCGCGCAGCGGGCCGCCCAATCGGCGTGGTTGCAGGAACAGGACGCCGCGCTGCGCCGCCTCGCCATCGCATACCGGCTCGGCACCACGGCGCTGCTCGGCGCCACCCCGATGGAACCGGTGCTGCACTGGCGCGAACAGCTCATCCTCGACTCGGACGTCAACGCGCAGATCGCGAATGCCGAAACAGCCTCGGCCTACACGGAATTGGCGAGCCGACTGATGGACATCGCCACGTGGGAACGGCTCTAG
- a CDS encoding SCO2524 family protein: MRIRPRQQLLDLWRAVLDCSYRDEKWTWGGRDGANSVSDAEQLLCLLYPATEIEAFALDQPDDIADDVRAALAPFGAEGRIGGVLVGLLEDYLARYTDTDGQPIFAAGGYLRGADEMPPTAAQLDIEVVDSYSMSLSLCIAALRFLRGFERSVSAEVQAEARRLRQRIPVVIEQVGARLTGAMAGLVRSFVIHTPDPKSDAGQTILEMINQSAAPDDEVIRQLSARLERLRVQAANEVRLGRTTDIDVADDARLFECGWSWGIVRGAEAVTFVPGRIGTVTGYAEPRPYLYFTAVALDGIIDLSSQRIRELDLLTDTQRKLADALQLRFELSRKYWSTVARFDSGRWPLEDIPWRTTDGEESEYSSLVVTAMLIQDLIYRDSTEDLTRAVAVFDQLARRGRITSRVTTADPAATLHHPGVRLRLTGSEDICDGPGLYWYVPDFVTMMLKRCLQAAHLRTDVDTRDRLMALAESAMDNLDGRALRRGPATGLWDDPGRLLDSAAIVADGPSWFLTERVMECLVLAYRAYQEPPLSSPTMIARAVDLLSEAERLLNQEELEVEGDDLSPARTAVDRIRQSLDRARQVLRDRPGTACSLATQALIQLDELVYARQDATR, from the coding sequence ATGAGAATTCGCCCGCGGCAACAGCTGCTGGATCTGTGGCGGGCGGTGCTCGACTGCTCGTATCGCGACGAGAAGTGGACCTGGGGCGGGCGCGACGGCGCCAACTCGGTCAGCGACGCCGAACAGCTCCTGTGCCTGCTGTATCCGGCGACCGAGATCGAGGCCTTCGCGCTGGACCAGCCCGACGACATCGCCGATGACGTCCGGGCCGCGCTCGCTCCCTTCGGCGCGGAGGGACGCATCGGCGGCGTCCTGGTCGGCCTGCTCGAGGATTATCTCGCTCGCTATACCGACACCGACGGTCAACCGATCTTCGCCGCCGGCGGCTACCTGCGCGGCGCGGACGAAATGCCGCCCACCGCTGCCCAGTTGGACATCGAAGTCGTCGACTCGTACTCGATGTCGCTGAGCCTGTGCATCGCGGCGCTGCGCTTCCTGCGGGGCTTCGAGCGGTCCGTCAGCGCCGAGGTCCAGGCGGAGGCGCGTCGGCTGCGGCAGCGCATCCCGGTGGTGATCGAACAGGTCGGCGCGCGACTCACCGGCGCGATGGCGGGGCTGGTGCGAAGTTTCGTCATTCACACGCCCGATCCGAAATCGGATGCGGGGCAGACGATCCTGGAGATGATCAATCAGAGTGCCGCGCCCGACGACGAGGTCATCAGGCAACTGTCCGCCCGGCTGGAGCGGCTGCGCGTGCAGGCCGCCAACGAGGTCAGGCTGGGCCGGACCACCGACATCGATGTCGCGGACGACGCGCGGCTGTTCGAATGCGGCTGGAGCTGGGGCATCGTCCGCGGCGCCGAAGCGGTCACCTTCGTCCCCGGCCGGATCGGCACGGTGACCGGCTACGCCGAGCCGCGCCCCTACCTCTACTTCACCGCGGTGGCGCTGGACGGCATCATCGACCTGTCGTCGCAGCGCATCCGGGAACTGGACCTGCTGACCGACACGCAGCGCAAACTCGCCGACGCGCTGCAACTGCGCTTCGAGCTGAGCCGGAAGTACTGGTCCACGGTGGCGCGTTTCGACAGCGGTCGCTGGCCGCTGGAGGACATTCCCTGGCGCACCACCGACGGCGAGGAGTCGGAGTACTCGAGCCTGGTGGTCACCGCCATGCTGATCCAGGACCTGATCTACCGCGACAGCACCGAGGACCTGACTCGCGCGGTGGCGGTATTCGACCAGCTCGCCCGGCGCGGCCGCATCACCAGCCGGGTCACCACCGCCGACCCCGCGGCGACCCTGCACCATCCCGGCGTCCGGTTGCGGCTCACCGGCAGCGAGGACATCTGCGACGGACCCGGGTTGTATTGGTATGTACCGGATTTCGTCACGATGATGCTGAAGCGCTGCCTGCAGGCTGCGCACCTGCGCACCGATGTCGACACCCGGGACCGGCTGATGGCGCTGGCCGAATCGGCCATGGACAACCTCGACGGGCGAGCGCTGCGCCGTGGTCCCGCGACCGGGCTGTGGGACGACCCCGGCCGGCTGCTGGACTCCGCGGCGATCGTCGCCGACGGTCCCTCCTGGTTTCTCACCGAGCGGGTGATGGAATGCCTGGTGCTCGCCTACCGTGCCTACCAGGAACCGCCGCTGTCCTCGCCGACGATGATCGCGCGCGCGGTGGATCTGCTGAGCGAGGCCGAGCGTCTGCTGAACCAGGAGGAACTCGAGGTCGAGGGTGACGACCTGTCCCCCGCCCGCACCGCCGTCGACCGCATCCGTCAATCGCTGGACCGGGCGCGCCAGGTGCTGCGCGACCGGCCCGGCACCGCGTGCAGCCTGGCCACCCAGGCACTGATCCAGCTGGACGAACTGGTGTACGCGCGCCAGGACGCCACGCGGTGA
- a CDS encoding nitroreductase/quinone reductase family protein, which produces MDSKSVLGRVVRGFNAGVVALTEAPVVGPLLGKSFVTITYVGRKSGKTFSTPVNYRRKGDEYVIGVAMPDKKNWWRNFLGEGGPITLHLAGADRHGHAVADRDERGRVTVRVRLDEPS; this is translated from the coding sequence GTGGATTCCAAGTCGGTGCTGGGCAGGGTGGTGCGGGGGTTCAACGCCGGAGTCGTGGCGTTGACCGAGGCGCCCGTCGTCGGTCCGTTGCTGGGGAAGAGCTTCGTGACCATTACCTATGTGGGGCGCAAGTCGGGGAAGACGTTCAGTACGCCGGTGAACTACCGGCGGAAGGGGGACGAGTACGTCATCGGGGTCGCCATGCCGGACAAGAAGAACTGGTGGCGGAACTTCCTGGGCGAGGGCGGCCCGATCACCCTGCACCTCGCCGGCGCCGACCGGCACGGTCACGCCGTGGCCGACCGCGACGAACGCGGCCGCGTCACCGTGCGCGTGCGCCTGGACGAACCGAGCTGA
- a CDS encoding SAM-dependent methyltransferase — MSDFESREIDASRPSAARMYHYYLSGEAVFDVDKIFGERIFQVFPYADTWAHHNREFLQRAVKFMVSQGIRQFLDIGSGLPTVGNTHEVVGTTVPDARVVYVDNDMEAVNRAHDLLLRQQVLDRTAIVEADLRCPDIIFDHPETRRLLDFDEPLGLLIVSVWPFVPDSDGPYELMRQLRQRIPAGSYVAMSHSSLQDADPELQERIGELVELYRNTSDPAIPRNRDDFAAFFDGLELVEPGLVYAPDWRPERPVDPQDPARPCNFAAVGYKP; from the coding sequence ATGAGCGACTTCGAATCCCGCGAGATCGACGCCAGCCGGCCGTCGGCCGCCCGGATGTACCACTACTACCTGTCCGGCGAGGCCGTGTTCGATGTCGACAAGATCTTCGGCGAACGCATCTTCCAGGTGTTCCCGTACGCCGACACCTGGGCCCACCACAACCGCGAATTCCTGCAGCGCGCCGTCAAATTCATGGTGTCCCAAGGTATTCGGCAGTTCCTCGATATCGGCTCCGGGCTGCCGACGGTCGGCAACACCCACGAGGTGGTCGGCACGACCGTGCCCGATGCCCGGGTGGTGTACGTCGACAACGACATGGAGGCGGTCAACCGCGCCCACGACCTGCTACTACGGCAGCAGGTGCTGGATCGTACCGCCATCGTCGAGGCCGATCTGCGTTGTCCCGACATCATTTTCGATCATCCGGAGACCCGCCGTCTACTCGACTTCGACGAGCCGCTGGGCCTGCTCATCGTCAGCGTCTGGCCGTTCGTCCCCGACAGCGACGGACCCTACGAGCTGATGCGGCAACTGCGCCAACGCATTCCGGCGGGCAGCTATGTGGCCATGAGTCACAGCTCGCTGCAGGACGCCGATCCGGAACTTCAGGAGCGCATCGGCGAACTCGTGGAGTTGTACCGCAACACCTCCGATCCGGCGATCCCCCGCAACCGCGACGATTTCGCCGCCTTCTTCGACGGCCTCGAACTCGTCGAGCCCGGCCTCGTCTACGCGCCGGACTGGCGGCCCGAGCGGCCGGTGGATCCGCAGGATCCGGCACGGCCGTGTAATTTCGCGGCGGTTGGCTATAAGCCATAG